From a single Eleginops maclovinus isolate JMC-PN-2008 ecotype Puerto Natales chromosome 2, JC_Emac_rtc_rv5, whole genome shotgun sequence genomic region:
- the ppp1r15b gene encoding protein phosphatase 1 regulatory subunit 15B — MSTSTVMIKEEVKMATTVGSERGSERAAMERFGCGGMALLPWTKQLLTVMWEQLRLLVQVIYYTFMSVFQMFRFEVHLRITDETGQHIQHMTTAANPTESFLFSSLFDGDNGVIVGGSNPLSNFCADGGDSFAGKSTAEALLSTLRADDLCCGLVDDFVSGKEDGIFLGHQSSWTMGFPSDWKIFVSSSDSSNDGCHKSSEKVHKRDSSEEEKSFHWSSEEDQNIVEFDSEESKALWESLSKSSDPYNPFFFSASISTNTNMGRIEGKATDSDADLVSVSKSSEEMLGPQGLNIWVSRSDSESSWSSWASSDSSSPSIDEENERLLEFFSSPNDPYNPMCFSASTFSSKSPPTSAVSKQQASPPAPPSKSDTDTEEIESGFPPSSEDDEDQLWKSLCQKDDPYHPLNFKACLQSSPTSPRFEDSHPLEVHHTTKQSIKKNKCENTPRKPRASKPSLPERKIKHHSHPEQTVVPWKKPGQTPQTPPEKKEESSSTQKKVRFSPLVQVHVMRTWPFARQASRKGHWEEMVRDRDRFRRRVQETEQAIGYCLTQQHREKLRAYRDGALK, encoded by the exons ATGTCAACATCAACCGTCATGATTAAAGAAGAAGTCAAAATGGCTACGACGGTTGGTTCGGAGAGGGGTTCTGAAAGGGCAGCGATGGAGAGGTTCGGCTGTGGAGGGATGGCGCTTCTGCCTTGGACTAAACAGCTACTCACCGTGATGTGGGAACAGCTTCGACTTCTGGTTCAGGTCATATACTACACCTTCATGTCAG TTTTCCAGATGTTCAGGTTTGAGGTTCACCTTAGAATCACAGACGAGACGGGTCAACACATCCAGCACATGACCACGGCTGCAAACCCCACAGAGTccttcctgttctcctctctgtttgACGGAGATAACGGAGTGATCGTTGGAGGTTCGAATCCCCTCTCTAACTTCTGCGCTGACGGTGGCGACTCCTTTGCTGGGAAATCCACTGCCGAGGCCCTGCTGTCCACCCTGCGCGCTGACGACCTATGCTGCGGACTGGTGGACGATTTTGTGTCTGGCAAAGAAGACGGCATCTTTCTGGGACACCAATCCAGCTGGACCATGGGCTTCCCCAGCGACTGGAAGATCTTTGTATCAAGTAGCGACAGCTCCAACGACGGCTGCCACAAAAGTAGCGAGAAAGTCCACAAAAGGGACTCTTCAGAAGAGGAGAAAAGTTTCCATTGGAGCAGCGAAGAAGACCAGAACATAGTGGAATTTGACAGTGAGGAAAGTAAAGCGCTTTGGGAGTCTCTGTCAAAATCTAGTGATCCTTACAAccccttctttttctctgcgagcatttcaacaaacacaaacatgggCAGAATTGAAGGCAAAGCGACGGACAGTGACGCTGACCTCGTGTCAGTGAGCAAGTCCAGCGAGGAGATGCTGGGGCCTCAAGGCCTCAACATCTGGGTCAGTCGTTCTGACAGCGAGAGCAGCTGGAGCAGCTGGGCCAGTTCCGACAGTTCCAGTCCCAGCATCGATGAAGAGAACGAAAGGCTCTTGGAGTTCTTCAGCAGTCCCAATGACCCCTACAATCCCATGTGCTTCTCTGCATCCACATTCAGCAGCAAATCCCCTCCAACCAGCGCAGTCTCCAAACAACAGGCCTCACCTCCTGCTCCGCCCTCCAAGTCGGATACAGACACCGAGGAAATAGAGAGTGgcttccctccctcctcagaGGACGACGAAGATCAGCTGTGGAAATCTCTTTGCCAAAAGGACGACCCGTACCACCCTCTAAACTTCAAGGCCTGCCTCCAGAGCTCCCCGACATCACCTCGGTTTGAAGATTCACATCCCCTCGAAGTTCaccacacaacaaaacaatcaatcaagaaaaataaatgtgaaaacacaCCTCGAAAACCCAGAGCCAGCAAGCCCTCACTGCCGGAGAGGAAGATAAAGCATCACTCCCATCCAGAGCAGACCGTGGTGCCCTGGAAGAAACCCGGACAAACACCTCAGACACCGccagagaagaaggaggagagcagcagcaccCAGAAAAAG GTGCGATTTTCTCCTCTGGTCCAAGTCCATGTCATGCGCACCTGGCCGTTTGCTCGCCAGGCATCTCGCAAAGGACACTGGGAAGAAATGGTGCGAGATCGGGACCGCTTCCGGAGGCGGGTCCAGGAAACGGAGCAGGCCATCGGATACTGCCTCACCcagcaacacagagagaagTTGCGGGCGTATCGGGACGGTGCCTTGAAATAA
- the rps13 gene encoding 40S ribosomal protein S13 produces the protein MGRMHAPGKGLSQSALPYRRSVPTWLKLTSDDVKEQIFKLAKKGLTPSQIGVILRDSHGVAQVRFVTGNKILRILKTKGLAPDLPEDLYHLIKKAVAIRKHLERNRKDKDAKFRLILTESRIHRLARYYKTKRVLAPNWKYESSTASALVA, from the exons ATGGGTCGCATGCACGCTCCCGG AAAGGGCTTGTCCCAGTCAGCTCTGCCTTACAGGCGCAGTGTTCCCACT TGGCTGAAACTCACATCTGATGATGTCAAAGAGCAGATCTTCAAGCTGGCCAAAAAGGGCCTGACCCCCTCTCAGATTG GTGTCATTCTGAGGGATTCCCATGGTGTTGCCCAGGTGCGTTTCGTCACCGGAAACAAGATCTTGAGGATCCTTAAGACCAAAGGTCTGGCCCCTGATCTGCCCGAGGATCTCTACCACCTTATCAAGAAGGCTGTGGCCATCAGGAAGCATctggagagaaacagaaag GACAAGGATGCCAAGTTCCGCCTGATTCTCACCGAGAGCAGGATCCACAGGCTGGCCCGTTACTACAAGACCAAGAGAGTACTGGCCCCCAACTGGAAGTA TGAGTCCTCTACAGCTTCTGCTCTGGTGGCATAA